One Flavobacteriales bacterium DNA segment encodes these proteins:
- the miaB gene encoding tRNA (N6-isopentenyl adenosine(37)-C2)-methylthiotransferase MiaB has protein sequence MSEEKIIDASRQGEALSIESHSKNSKKMYIESYGCQMNFSDSEIVASILSKEGFSTTPNLEDADIVFVNTCSIREKAEQTVRNRLKVYRAIKKKQNPKMLVGVLGCMAERLKDKFLEEEKLVDMVVGPDAYRDLPNLIDEVTDGRKAVNVILSKEETYAEISPVRLGGNGITAFVSITRGCDNMCTFCVVPFTRGRERSRDPKSIVQECQQLVNDGYKEVTLLGQNVDSYLWHGGGLKKDFNKLSKEEQENSTNFAQLLAMVAEVSPELRVRFSTSHPKDMQDDVLHTIAEYENICNYIHLPVQSGNSRILELMNRGYSREWYLNRIESIRKIIPDCAISMDIISGFCSETEEEHQDTLSLMDIVKYDFGYMFSYSERPNTQAQRKFEDDVPVDVKKRRLQEIIDKQMGHSLIRNQNHVGKTHKVLVEGVSKKSKEELFGRNTQNTVVVFPKEDYKIGDYVLVEVDQCTSATLKGKAIKKA, from the coding sequence ATGAGCGAAGAGAAAATAATTGATGCCAGCAGACAAGGAGAAGCCCTATCGATTGAAAGCCATTCAAAGAATAGCAAAAAGATGTATATTGAAAGCTATGGGTGTCAAATGAACTTTTCTGATAGCGAAATCGTAGCGTCAATTTTAAGCAAAGAAGGGTTTTCGACAACGCCAAACCTTGAAGATGCCGATATCGTATTTGTAAACACTTGCTCTATACGTGAAAAAGCTGAGCAGACCGTTCGTAATCGATTGAAAGTGTATCGCGCAATCAAGAAAAAACAAAATCCAAAAATGCTTGTAGGCGTATTGGGCTGTATGGCGGAACGCTTAAAAGATAAATTTCTTGAAGAAGAAAAATTAGTCGATATGGTTGTTGGTCCTGATGCATACCGCGATTTACCAAACCTCATCGATGAAGTTACTGACGGAAGAAAAGCAGTAAATGTTATTCTTTCTAAGGAGGAGACTTATGCGGAAATTAGCCCCGTTCGATTAGGCGGAAACGGTATTACCGCTTTTGTCTCAATCACTAGAGGGTGCGATAATATGTGCACGTTTTGTGTTGTTCCCTTTACTAGAGGAAGAGAAAGAAGTAGAGACCCTAAAAGTATTGTTCAAGAATGCCAACAACTTGTAAACGATGGCTATAAAGAAGTAACGCTTCTAGGACAAAATGTTGACTCATACCTATGGCATGGGGGTGGATTAAAGAAAGACTTCAACAAGCTCAGTAAGGAAGAGCAAGAAAACAGCACAAACTTCGCTCAACTGTTAGCAATGGTGGCAGAGGTAAGCCCTGAACTCAGAGTACGTTTTTCAACCTCTCACCCTAAAGATATGCAAGACGATGTGCTTCATACTATAGCTGAATACGAAAACATCTGTAACTATATTCACTTGCCAGTACAATCTGGAAATAGTCGTATTTTAGAATTAATGAATCGTGGCTACAGCAGAGAATGGTACCTCAACAGAATAGAATCTATCAGAAAAATTATTCCTGATTGCGCTATTTCTATGGACATTATTTCCGGCTTTTGTTCTGAGACTGAAGAGGAACACCAAGATACACTCAGCCTCATGGACATTGTAAAATATGACTTTGGCTATATGTTTAGTTATTCCGAACGTCCAAACACACAAGCTCAAAGAAAGTTTGAAGACGATGTTCCAGTAGATGTAAAGAAAAGACGTTTGCAAGAAATTATTGACAAGCAAATGGGACATTCATTAATTAGAAACCAAAATCATGTAGGTAAAACTCACAAAGTTTTAGTTGAAGGTGTATCCAAAAAATCCAAAGAAGAATTATTTGGAAGAAATACTCAGAATACAGTTGTTGTTTTCCCTAAGGAAGACTACAAGATTGGGGACTATGTTTTAGTTGAAGTAGACCAATGTACATCTGCAACCCTAAAAGGTAAAGCAATAAAAAAAGCATGA
- a CDS encoding sigma-54-dependent Fis family transcriptional regulator, whose protein sequence is MTLHQDIKQRFGIVGQSSKLERAIEIAVQVAPTDISVLITGESGTGKESMPKIIHHSSQRKHNNYIAVNCGAIPEGTIDSELFGHEKGAFTGASDKRKGYFEVANGGTIFLDEVGELPMSTQVRLLRVLESGEFMKVGSSELIKVDVRVVAATNVNIEKAIQNGKFREDLYYRLNTINIKMPSLKERKEDIHLLFRKFAADFADKYRIPAIRLNEEAIDLLESYSWPGNIRQLKNICEQISAVEQNRSVDKETLSHYIPKENATPVLFGKGKAENDFSEREILYKVLFDMKNDLNDLKRVTKELMEGNVVVPEENTLKEKFFIQPKEEASQKLPEKEILTLQEQEKILIEESLIRHQGRRKDAADELGISERTLYRKIKEYLL, encoded by the coding sequence ATGACGCTACATCAAGACATAAAACAACGTTTTGGTATTGTTGGTCAATCCAGCAAGTTAGAGCGTGCTATAGAAATTGCGGTTCAAGTTGCTCCAACTGATATCTCTGTCTTGATAACAGGTGAAAGTGGTACTGGTAAAGAATCTATGCCTAAAATCATTCACCACAGTAGTCAACGCAAACACAACAACTATATAGCGGTAAATTGTGGAGCTATTCCAGAGGGCACTATTGACAGTGAACTTTTCGGTCATGAAAAAGGAGCATTTACTGGAGCTAGTGACAAAAGAAAAGGGTATTTTGAAGTAGCCAATGGCGGCACTATTTTTCTGGATGAAGTAGGTGAATTACCAATGAGCACACAGGTTAGACTCTTAAGAGTTCTTGAAAGTGGTGAGTTTATGAAAGTTGGGTCTAGCGAACTCATTAAAGTTGATGTTAGAGTAGTCGCCGCTACCAATGTTAACATTGAAAAAGCCATTCAAAACGGCAAATTCAGAGAAGACCTCTACTACAGGCTCAATACTATAAACATTAAAATGCCTTCTTTAAAAGAAAGAAAAGAAGACATTCATCTTTTGTTTAGAAAATTTGCTGCCGACTTCGCCGACAAATACAGAATCCCTGCCATAAGACTAAATGAAGAAGCCATAGATTTATTGGAAAGTTATTCTTGGCCAGGAAACATTAGACAACTGAAAAACATTTGCGAACAAATTTCTGCAGTTGAACAAAACAGAAGCGTTGACAAAGAAACATTGAGCCATTACATTCCAAAAGAGAATGCTACTCCAGTATTATTTGGAAAAGGAAAGGCTGAAAACGATTTTTCAGAAAGGGAGATTTTATATAAAGTCCTCTTTGATATGAAAAATGATTTAAATGATTTGAAGAGGGTTACCAAAGAGTTAATGGAAGGCAATGTGGTTGTTCCTGAGGAAAATACATTAAAAGAAAAATTCTTCATTCAGCCAAAGGAAGAAGCATCCCAAAAATTGCCTGAGAAAGAAATCTTGACCCTGCAAGAACAAGAGAAAATTCTAATCGAAGAATCTTTAATTCGACATCAAGGCAGACGAAAGGATGCCGCTGACGAGCTAGGTATTTCAGAACGAACACTTTACCGAAAAATTAAAGAATACTTACTTTGA
- a CDS encoding LptE family protein, whose translation MKKYIAILSLAISSCGVYTFSGASISSDVKTVNIQFFENKTALSPSNLSNNFTEALKDKLSSETNLNPVSSDGDLTYSGYISNYVIKPIAIQANETAAKNRLTISVRVTFTNSVQEEYNFEKTFSRYADYDSSDDFKSVEETLNEEITEQLIDNIFNESISNW comes from the coding sequence GTGAAAAAATACATAGCAATACTATCCTTAGCAATTAGCTCCTGTGGAGTATATACATTTTCTGGGGCATCAATTTCTTCTGATGTAAAGACTGTTAACATTCAATTTTTTGAAAATAAAACTGCTCTTTCACCGTCCAATTTATCAAATAACTTCACAGAAGCTCTTAAAGACAAATTATCTTCTGAAACAAACCTTAATCCAGTATCATCAGATGGAGACTTAACTTATTCTGGATATATTTCAAATTATGTTATAAAACCCATAGCCATTCAGGCTAATGAAACAGCTGCTAAAAACAGATTAACCATTTCTGTTAGAGTAACTTTTACCAATAGCGTACAGGAAGAATATAATTTTGAGAAAACATTCAGTCGATATGCAGACTACGATAGTAGTGATGATTTTAAATCGGTAGAAGAAACTTTAAACGAAGAAATTACCGAGCAATTGATAGATAATATTTTTAACGAATCCATTTCAAATTGGTAA
- the secG gene encoding preprotein translocase subunit SecG: MYTIFSVLIIITCILLLLVVLVQNPKGGGLSATFGGGNQVMGVKKTADFLEKATWYLAIALLFFSLMSNLSISSTVDENGQNESIIQEQLDETPIPTQSLPALPIQEAPEE, encoded by the coding sequence ATGTACACTATATTTTCAGTTCTAATCATCATCACATGTATTCTGCTTCTTTTAGTAGTATTAGTTCAAAATCCTAAAGGCGGTGGTCTTTCGGCAACTTTTGGTGGTGGAAATCAGGTAATGGGTGTCAAAAAAACAGCTGACTTTTTAGAAAAAGCCACTTGGTATTTAGCTATAGCACTATTATTCTTTTCATTAATGTCTAATTTAAGTATTTCGTCAACTGTTGATGAAAACGGTCAAAATGAATCTATTATTCAAGAGCAATTAGACGAAACGCCAATACCCACTCAGAGTTTACCAGCACTGCCAATTCAGGAAGCACCTGAAGAATAG